From Aspergillus chevalieri M1 DNA, chromosome 4, nearly complete sequence, a single genomic window includes:
- a CDS encoding actin-binding ADF family protein (COG:Z;~EggNog:ENOG410PQ05;~InterPro:IPR029006,IPR017904,IPR002108;~PFAM:PF00241;~go_component: GO:0015629 - actin cytoskeleton [Evidence IEA];~go_function: GO:0003779 - actin binding [Evidence IEA];~go_process: GO:0030042 - actin filament depolymerization [Evidence IEA]) produces the protein MSSATSVSVGDDVVSAFNEFRTSANSKGDRIKFVIFKISDDKKNVVVDEASKETDYEVFRNKLADAQDDKGKPAPRYAVYDVDYEIPNEGKRSKIVFIAWVPDDAPTLWRMVYASTKEDLKRALKITSEIHADDKSDIEWKTVLADASNKKAAELQN, from the exons ATGTCG TCCGCGACCAGTGTTTCCGTCGGTGACGATGTCGTGAGTGCGTTCAACGAGTTCCGCACGAGCGCAAACTCCAAGGGGGACAGAATCAAGTTTGTGATCTTCAAGATCTCTGACGACAAGAAGAACGTTGTCGTCGACGAGGCCTCGAAGGAAACCGACTATGAGGTCTTCCGCAACAAGCTCGCGGACGCCCAGGATGACAAGGGCAAACCCGCTCCTCGCTACGCTGTTTACGATGTTGACTACGAGATCCCCAATGAAGGCAAAAG ATCCAAGATTGTCTTTATCGCTTGGGTGCCCGACGATGCTCCTACCTTG TGGCGCATGGTCTACGCCAGTACCAAGGAGGATTTGAAGAGGGCGCTTAAAATCACCAGCGAGATCCACGCCGACGACAAGTCCGACATTGAGTGGAAGACTGTTCTTGCTGATGCAAGCAATAAGAAAGCTGCTGAGTTGCAAAACTAA
- a CDS encoding SH3 domain protein (COG:S;~EggNog:ENOG410PHK2;~InterPro:IPR036028;~TransMembrane:1 (n3-14c19/20o244-269i);~go_function: GO:0005515 - protein binding [Evidence IEA]) translates to MSGSCISLSGSTLCPAFNASSISTSSSLYPDFPFMRNVSSLTDFDDALSNYINGTYTKSKYENYLGCQGANLTDTNDYYARYTTSAICNGLVQSSKDDCNLSDDQSKPLCADTCALMATSEQEIVANSDLCPELSDDYMSQIRSDFTVCALPADSLTGTCISGADNEPDECGYGPNVMGLCGYCAGSSANSTDSCCTNANAASRCKDVTVPTTTASLPPLMPSSSSNSTGNDASPHHGLSGGQIAGAVVGSVAGFATLVALIVLALLCLRRRRRAESDTALNQPNPQRKGFAPMQNPSDNPGMVMIPGGRVARMSALREMPSLTSRRSRRNFFGGSSKYTTEPSESEAPSASPGRMSRQIPPVTGKRLGSLTSSSFLAATSSDTSPRSGTKVSSPEGLSSQSEQMSSFQDYYSQDNIHPGDRVAVLWAYQPRAGDEFSLDRGEMLKIIGIWDDGWATGVRLSESAENYDFKHREQRDSGVSQGSHLMPSPAPTGDIKAFPLVCVCLPQHWKKIIDGASEADGEVSP, encoded by the exons ATGTCCGGCTCTTGTATCTCCCTGTCAGGGTCGACGCTATGTCCCGCCTTCAATGCCTCTTCGATATCGACAAGTTCCAGTCTTTACCCCGACTT TCCCTTTATGCGAAATGTCTCGAGTCTCACGGACTTTGACGATGCCCTGAGCAACTACATCAATGGAACCTATACCAAGTCAAA ATATGAGAACTACCTGGGCTGCCAGGGAGCCAATCTCACCGACACCAATGACTACTACGCCCGCTACACAACTAGTGCAATTTGCAACGGGTTGGTCCAAAGTTCAAAGGATGATTGCAACCTCTCCGATGATCAGTCGAAACCACTTTGCGCAGACACTTGT GCATTGATGGCGACGAGCGAGCAGGAAATCGTGGCCAACTCCGACTTGTGCCCCGAATTAAGCGACGATTATATGAGCCAGATCCGTTCCGACTTCACCGTGTGCGCTCTGCCGGCCGACTCGTTGACCGGTACCTGTATATCAGGAGCCGACAATGAACCCGATGAGTGCGGATATGGACCAAATGTGATGGGCTTGTGTGGTTATTGCGCGGGGAGCTCTGCCAATTCAACCGATTCTTGCTGTACGAACGCCAATGCTGCGAGCCGGTGCAAGGACGTCACCGTGCCAACCACGACCGCATCTTTGCCACCTCTTATGCCGTCCTCTTCATCTAATTCGACTGGAAACGATGCTAGCCCCCATCATGGTCTTTCAGGAGGCCAGATCGCGGGTGCTGTCGTTGGATCTGTTGCTGGATTTGCGACACTGGTCGCCCTGATTGTACTTGCCCTGCTATGTCTGCGGCGCAGGCGCCGCGCGGAGAGCGATACTGCTTTGAATCAGCCGAACCCGCAAAGGAAAGGCTTTGCGCCGATGCAGAATCCTTCGGACAACCCGGGAATGGTAATGATACCTGGTGGCCGGGTGGCCAGGATGTCTGCCCTGCGAGAAATGCCGAGTTTGACCTCTAGACGCTCCCGTCGCAACTTTTTCGGTGGCAGCAGCAAGTACACTACTGAGCCCTCTGAATCAGAAGCACCGAGCGCGAGTCCCGGAAGGATGTCAAGACAGATCCCCCCCGTGACCGGCAAGCGACTTGGCTCACTCACGAGCAGCTCGTTTTTGGCTGCTACAAGTAGCGACACGTCTCCTCGCTCAGGAACGAAAGTCTCTTCCCCTGAAGGGCTATCGAGCCAATCTGAACAGATGTCGTCCTTCCAGGATTATTACTCGCAGGATAATATCCACCCCGGTGATCGGGTCGCTGTTCTCTGGGCGTATCAGCCACGCGCAGGCGATGAGTTCTCACTGGATCGCGGAGAGATGCTGAAAATAATCGGCATTTGGGATGATGGCTGGGCAACTGGCGTACGTCTTTCAGAAAGTGCTGAAAACTATGATTTCAAGCATCGTGAACAGCGCGATAGTGGGGTGTCGCAGGGCTCGCACCTGATGCCCTCACCAGCCCCAACAGGGGATATCAAGGCGTTCCCACTGGTTTGCGTCTGTCTTCCACAACACTGGAAGAAGATTATCGATGGTGCTAGTGAGGCAGATGGTGAGGTTTCTCCATGA
- a CDS encoding glutathione S-transferase family protein (COG:O;~EggNog:ENOG410PMZQ;~InterPro:IPR036249,IPR040079,IPR036282,IPR010987, IPR004045;~PFAM:PF13409,PF13417,PF00462,PF02798;~go_function: GO:0005515 - protein binding [Evidence IEA];~go_process: GO:0006749 - glutathione metabolic process [Evidence IEA]), whose translation MVSPKIILYTYHGCPYAHRAHIALKETGLDYEEVIVDIKKPREPWYLEINPRGLVPAISYNGEILIESAIVAQFIADAHPSHLLPPSGPAENALYRARVSLFADAFSSKVMPNVMAGVRAASQEEREAAGDALVEAVAKEIEPLLSNEGKGPFFGGSEKLTFAEVLTGSFLLRILAFTKPEHNLNSTRVPGLLKEKAPKFLRWAEATVAQESVNYIWNEQAVVEHTRAKFAHKP comes from the exons ATGGTTTCTCCGAAGATCATCCTCTACACCTACCACGGCTGCCCCTATGCGCACCGTGCCCATATAGCCCTGAAGGAGACAGGCCTTGACTACGAAGAGGTCATTGTCGACATCAAGAAGCCTCGTGAGCCTTGGTATCTCGAGATCAACCCG CGCGGCCTCGTGCCTGCCATTTCCTACAACGGCGAGATCCTCATAGAATCGGCTATCGTCGCACAGTTCATCGCTGATGCTCACCCCTCTCACCTCCTCCCCCCGTCCGGCCCCGCAGAGAACGCCCTCTACCGCGCGCGGGTGAGCCTCTTCGCCGACGCTTTCAGTAGCAAGGTTATGCCGAATGTGATGGCTGGTGTTAGAGCTGCTTCGCAGGAGGAGCGTGAGGCCGCTGGTGATGCGTTGGTTGAGGCTGTGGCTAAGGAGATTGAGCCGTTGTTGAGCAATGAAGGCAAGGGACCGTTCTTTGGTGGGAGTGAGAAGTTGACGTTTGCTGAG GTCCTCACCGGTTCATTCCTCCTCCGGATCTTGGCTTTCACGAAGCCGGAACATAATCTGAATAGCACCAGAGTCCCAGGCCTACTGAAGGAAAAGGCACCCAAATTCTTGCGCTGGGCGGAGGCTACTGTCGCTCAAGAGAGCGTCAACTATATCTGGAATGAGCAGGCTGTGGTGGAACACACCAGGGCCAAGTTTGCGCATAAGCCGTGA
- the COX5A gene encoding cytochrome c oxidase subunit IV family protein (COG:C;~EggNog:ENOG410PNPD;~InterPro:IPR036639,IPR004203;~PFAM:PF02936;~TransMembrane:1 (o126-147i);~go_function: GO:0004129 - cytochrome-c oxidase activity [Evidence IEA]) → MFLQSVTRAAARSSAMPTTAIRSYRAVPSPMACLNVRSQPMQKAIAPQQTRASSEHAIANPTLSGIEKRWEAMPPQEQADLWMQLRDRMKVDWHQMTVQEKKAAYWIAFGPHGPRAQAPKGEGVKIFFKVAQLVAASCALFYVIHLFGKPLPRTMTKEYQEASNEYARQERINPIHGISKEGYEGKGFVQSPPAEKE, encoded by the exons ATGTTCCTTCAATCCGTCACTCGGGCCGCTGCTCGCAGCTCGGCCATGCCCACCACTGCCATTCGTTCCTACCGCGCCGTCCCCAGCCCAATGGCCTGCCTGAACGTCCGTTCCCAGCCTATGCAGAAGGCCATCGCCCCTCAGCAGACCCGCGCTTCGTCCGAGCATGCCATTGCGAACCCTACCCTCTCCGGCATCGAGAAGCGCTGggaagccatgcctccccaGGAGCAGGCCGACCTGTGGATGCAGCTGCGTGACCGTATGAAGGTGGACTGGCACCAGATGACCGtgcaggagaagaaggctg CCTACTGGATTGCCTTCGGTCCTCACGGCCCCCGTGCCCAGGCCCCCAAGGGCGAGGGTGTCAAGATCTTCTTCAAGGTCGCTCAGCTCGTTGCGGCTTCTTGTGCTCTCTTCTACGTTATCCACCTGTTCGGCAAGCCCCTGCCCCGGACGATGACCAAGGAGTACCAGGAGGCCTCCAACGAATACGCCAGG CAAGAGCGTATCAACCCCATCCACGGTATCAGCAAAGAGGGATACGAGGGCAAGGGCTTCGTCCAGAGCCCCCCAGCTGAGAAGGAGTAA